The Bombus pascuorum chromosome 5, iyBomPasc1.1, whole genome shotgun sequence genome segment CTAACATAAATTGATCAATAAATTCCTCTGCCTTGCTATAATCTTTTGTCTTGCATACATTCATTAAATCATCCAACCATTTATCAGGTACAatctacaattattttattatgccAATAAAGcactattatttctatttgctatttaaaataaaaactgtACATTACcccaataatttcaataatatcatCAACAGTAATATCGATGCCTTTGCCTTTCAACCTTGTAATGGACTGCAAACACGTTATGGCGCGTCGTAAATCTCCACCCGAGGCTTCGACAATTTTTAGTAGGACAGGCTTCGTTGCCTTCAAGTCCTCCtctttacatatatattctaatctttcaacaattttatctTCTCCCAACGGTTTAAATCTGAATTTTGTACAACGAGAAGTCAAAGGTTCTATGATTCTCGATACatagttacaaattaaacaaaacCGGGTACTATGAGATTCTTTTTCCATAGTACGACGAAGTGCAGCTTGTGCAGCATTAGTCATACTATCTGCCTCGTctaagataataattttgaaaggTGGACAACTTTTCCCactaaaacagaaatattactattatacCAAATTATCATTTAATGTATTTACAATCTTTTCTACATGATATGCCTCAGATTGTGCCTTTgtcatagaaattacaagaacaATATACAGGACTATTAAAGATGAACATTAATTCTTGTCTGCTTCTGATACAGAAccaaaaatttaaaacttgATAATATTTTGGACAATCTGTTCAAAGCATATTGATTTTTAGTTGGCAATAAGAGttataaaattccttttttgTAACTCCTGATTACAactatattctttaaatagtCTATATACATAGCTCTACTGTAATTCTCATACCTTTTACTAATCATCATTGGCTTAAGACTAACATTATAAGATTAATATGACGATGAACATACTCATCTCTCATACCACCTGCTGTAAGTTGTGCAAAAGATTTGATTTTATCTCTTACAACTTGGATACCTCTTTCATCAGAAGCATTTAATTCCAGTAGTCTTTCTTTGTAGAGACTGCCAAATAATTGTCTAGCCGCAGCTAGTATAGTACTTGTTTTACCAGTACCAGGTGGGccataaaataatagatttgGAAAATCTCCACCTGTTAAACATTGTCTCAATACCTCTACTACTTCTGCCTGTTCAACAACGTCTTCTACAGTTCTTGGTCGgctataaaaataacaaaatcttaaaatttacCAAAGCGATGCAATTTAGGTTATACTAGTAAACTATTACTATTTCTCAACCCATGGCGTTGCAGAACCACTATGTTCTTCCTTCGAACGTGAAGTTGAAGCCTTTTTAGGCTCACCAGGTCCTAATTTGCCAGTTTTTAGAAATGCCTGcataattcttttatcttGAACTTTctcaaagaaataatcttaagaaataaaacaggATTTGTTCCCGCGCATTTTGTTTCTAAATACTATTGTACCAACATTACGACTAAAAGTTTCTAAAATAAGTTATTCTCATTCTAACTACATATACTTTGCTACTacagaaatttcaattgttttcaatgatatttttaattattattgatttcaTTAACTTTTCGCAAATACAcatgattataaatatttaatatatcatgCAAATTccaaaaacatatatttaagaaatttgaacGATTGTTCGACTTCGTTATCGAATGCAAATACTGTTCTAGTTCCAAATATCTGTTAGATTAGCAACTACTTACATTCGTTAcaaaacgaacaaatttaCCATTTACTCATCGTACCAATGTTGTAAATAAAGGGGTGAATTGGCTGTATTAGTTAATTACACATATGATAGACAAAAAcaagagttttcttagaaccgtttaattataattgctaTACGAATTATGTATTCGATACTATAACTCGGTTCATTgactttatttttgttaaatattcgtACTGCTCATATCGAAaacagtttaaaaaattagaatcaataattgtaatattcaatCCGTGATCATCGAATACGCGTAAAAGTTCAATTATCGCGTAAAATGGAGTATCAAAATCGATTGTGTATGAAAAAATACTTAATTTACACAATGGATTTGATGCGGTTTAGTATACATTAAATGAATACCGGCCAACAGCATATTTCTTATGTGAacgaattttttgtttaaacatgtgatattttttcttgGCGTTCTTTCAAgctgtatatataaatgatgATGTTCTGGATTGTTTCTCTGATAGCAATTATTTTGCATTTCAGTTCTGCACAAACTAGTATGTATTTCATACAGCAAAAACATGTAACTCTATAAGAACtctgtaagaaatatttctaatttaaatttcttgttttcgtaGAACCTGAATCACAAGGTTATTGTGCACCATACAATGGTAAgatttgtaagaaatatttaactgGAATTGGAAAAGTATGGTTCAATGATTCCAATGATAATCCTGGAGGATGGTTGAATGAACGTATCACAACTAATTTATGGGAGGAATTGATACAACGACTTGTTGAACCATGTCGTTCAGCTGCAgaggtaattaattaatgatatattaaattaataaagatataaagaggtatgaaaggaatatttaatcattttagaAAATGCTATGTATGTATGCTTTTCCACAATGTCACAACTCAGTTGGTCTACCATTATGTTATGAAGACTGTATGGCAGTACGTCATCAATTCTGTTTCAATGACTGGGCAATGATAGAGGATAACAAACAGAGAGATATTTATATCAGATCAAGAGGACATTTCACATTACCAGATTGTGAATCACTGCCAAAAGTAGTTAAAGGAAACACGACCTGTTCTCATATTCATTTGACTGATATGAATGAAGAACTTGTTACATGTAAAGCAAACTTAAAATGTTTTTAGAAGCTATTAAACATCTGtatctttaacattttaatcatattttatttcagatgATTGTGTCCAGGGCAATGGTAGGTTTTACATGGGcaaagtaaataaaacaagaTTAGGTTTGGATTGTCAGTCATGGAATGCACAAGTGCCACATAGTCATGATAGACCACCAGATGTCTTCCCTCAAATTCGTTATGGAGAGAATTATTGCAGAAATGCAGGTGGAGAAGAACCAATGCCATGGTGTTTTACTATGGATCCTCATATAAGATGGCAACATTGTGATATTCCTATGTGTGGTATgcatttaacattttatacaatgtaataagatataagTAATTGAATGCATCTTTTTTCTATCCTTAACTCTTTCACACTCAATGCCATATATACACAACATTGTACTTTGAACAAATTATTCACTAactaaatatatagatatatatttgttcttATGTTAGTGCATCGTATCttgtttacaaaaatattaaaaaacatgaGTTTCTACTGTTTACTATTAAGAGTttctactaataataattaataaaaagaatttttcctaCAGCCCAAAAAACATTTGATCCTAAAAAGGTTAATGCAGATAACGTAACAAGTAAAGTTTTGGAAATTGATCCTAAAGACCTAGTAATGGACACATTATTTACTCCAatgtttgtatttatattatcttcaTTACTATTTGTAATTATAGTTGGAAGTTCATTATCTCTTATTTTAAGTCATAGACTTCATAAAAGACATCAAGGATATAACCCTACGGATAATCAGGTATATTACAAAAGATTAACTTCTATTGATTGTATTACTAAATTAACataatctgaaaatgtaaTGCCCAGAAAAATGTTGCTGAGTCTGGTATTCAAAACcattataatatctataaccaaaacaataataatgtatatgtatattttatgttacatttatatataatttccagTATGTCGGTATTGATTTAGATAAATTACCGAGCAACGATGCATACCACAAAACGACTGCACAACTTAATCCGAAATTGGAGAAACTCGaatttccaagaaataatatcatttacGTTCGAGATTTAGGACAAGGCGCATTTGGTAGAGTATTCCAAGCAAAAGCGCCTGGTCTCGTTCCTGGTGAAGAATTCACCAATGTTGCTGTAAAGATGTTAAAAGAAGAAGCGTCGGATGATCTTCTCAAGGATTTTGAACGAGAAGCATGTCTTCTCGCCGAATTTGATCACCCAAATATCGTCAAATTATTAGGTGTATGCGCATTAGGTCGACCAATGTGTCTCCTTTTCGAGTACATGGGTCGTGGTGATTTGAATGAATTTCTACGATCTTGCTCGCCAGGAAATTATATCATTCGAAGCCTAGAAAAAGACGAACATTTCACAGATTCTCGTCTATCACACatggatttaattaatattgcaCTTCAAGTAGCATCCGGAATGGTGTACTTGTCAGATCGAAAATTCGTTCATCGAGATCTTGCAACACGAAATTGTTTGATCAATGATCAAATGATCGTAAAGATAGCAGATTTTGGCTTATCGCAAAAAATCTATTTACAAGATTATTACAAAGGTGACGAACAAGATGCTATTCCAGTTAGATGGATGCCTTTAGAAAGTATATTGTACAATAAGTATACTGTCGAGTCTGATGTGTGGGCGTTCGCAGTGTGCTTATGGGAAATATTTAGTTTTGCGCTTCAGCcttattacggaatgacgcaCGAAGAAGttgtaaaatacattaaaGAGGGCAATGTACTCCAATGCCCTGAAAATACTCCACCTGCGGTATACGATCTAATGAAGCTCTGTTGGAACAGGAGACCATCGGATAGACCTACTTTCAGAACAAT includes the following:
- the LOC132906725 gene encoding tyrosine-protein kinase transmembrane receptor Ror2: MMMFWIVSLIAIILHFSSAQTKPESQGYCAPYNGKICKKYLTGIGKVWFNDSNDNPGGWLNERITTNLWEELIQRLVEPCRSAAEKMLCMYAFPQCHNSVGLPLCYEDCMAVRHQFCFNDWAMIEDNKQRDIYIRSRGHFTLPDCESLPKVVKGNTTCSHIHLTDMNEELVTYDCVQGNGRFYMGKVNKTRLGLDCQSWNAQVPHSHDRPPDVFPQIRYGENYCRNAGGEEPMPWCFTMDPHIRWQHCDIPMCAQKTFDPKKVNADNVTSKVLEIDPKDLVMDTLFTPMFVFILSSLLFVIIVGSSLSLILSHRLHKRHQGYNPTDNQYVGIDLDKLPSNDAYHKTTAQLNPKLEKLEFPRNNIIYVRDLGQGAFGRVFQAKAPGLVPGEEFTNVAVKMLKEEASDDLLKDFEREACLLAEFDHPNIVKLLGVCALGRPMCLLFEYMGRGDLNEFLRSCSPGNYIIRSLEKDEHFTDSRLSHMDLINIALQVASGMVYLSDRKFVHRDLATRNCLINDQMIVKIADFGLSQKIYLQDYYKGDEQDAIPVRWMPLESILYNKYTVESDVWAFAVCLWEIFSFALQPYYGMTHEEVVKYIKEGNVLQCPENTPPAVYDLMKLCWNRRPSDRPTFRTIYNTLDTIKYNLEAENKSDSVPLRIHV
- the LOC132906737 gene encoding replication factor C subunit 4, whose amino-acid sequence is MQAFLKTGKLGPGEPKKASTSRSKEEHSGSATPWVEKYRPRTVEDVVEQAEVVEVLRQCLTGGDFPNLLFYGPPGTGKTSTILAAARQLFGSLYKERLLELNASDERGIQVVRDKIKSFAQLTAGGMRDDGKSCPPFKIIILDEADSMTNAAQAALRRTMEKESHSTRFCLICNYVSRIIEPLTSRCTKFRFKPLGEDKIVERLEYICKEEDLKATKPVLLKIVEASGGDLRRAITCLQSITRLKGKGIDITVDDIIEIIGIVPDKWLDDLMNVCKTKDYSKAEEFIDQFMLEAYATSQVIEQLSERIIYSNELTDKQKTLIADRLGECNYRLLDGGSEYIQLINLCCGIIKAYELV